One window from the genome of Jiangella alba encodes:
- a CDS encoding FecCD family ABC transporter permease, translated as MTAVQAPPAAATRGAGRQRIGLLLPVAGLTVVLLGSVLVAIGIGAASIAPEDTARYLWAALTGGSIGADEATAYQIVWQIRTPRVLLAAVVGAGLAVVGVAVQAMVRNALADPFVLGVSSGASVGAVSVIVTGGLAALGIYAVSAGAFAGALLASVVVYAAAAGRGGMSPLRLVLTGVAMSFGFQALMSVIVYFAPDGEATSTVLFWTMGSFGAATWGSLPVVAAAVGVAVVALRRSGRRLDVLALGDETAASLGIDAGRVRRGLFLLSSVVTGAMVAVSGAIGFVGLILPHLVRMVVGAGHARVLAVAPLAGAIFMVWVDVAARTVVAPRELPLGAITALAGVPVFVALLRRRGYLFGGR; from the coding sequence GTGACGGCGGTCCAGGCTCCTCCCGCCGCGGCGACCCGAGGGGCGGGCCGGCAGCGGATCGGCCTGCTGCTCCCCGTCGCCGGGCTGACGGTCGTGCTGCTGGGGTCGGTGCTGGTGGCGATCGGCATCGGCGCCGCGAGCATCGCGCCGGAGGACACCGCGCGGTACCTGTGGGCGGCGCTGACGGGCGGCTCGATCGGGGCGGACGAGGCGACGGCGTATCAGATCGTGTGGCAGATCCGGACCCCGCGGGTCCTGCTGGCGGCGGTCGTCGGGGCGGGGCTGGCGGTGGTGGGGGTGGCCGTGCAGGCGATGGTGCGCAACGCACTCGCCGACCCGTTCGTGCTGGGCGTGTCGTCGGGGGCGTCGGTGGGCGCGGTCAGCGTCATCGTGACGGGCGGGCTGGCCGCGCTCGGCATCTACGCGGTGTCGGCCGGGGCGTTCGCGGGCGCGCTGCTGGCCTCCGTCGTCGTCTACGCGGCGGCGGCCGGGCGGGGCGGAATGAGCCCGCTGCGGCTGGTGCTGACGGGCGTCGCGATGTCGTTCGGCTTCCAGGCGCTGATGAGCGTGATCGTCTACTTCGCCCCGGACGGCGAGGCCACCAGCACGGTCCTGTTCTGGACGATGGGCAGCTTCGGCGCGGCCACGTGGGGCTCGCTGCCGGTGGTGGCGGCCGCGGTGGGCGTCGCGGTGGTGGCACTGCGACGGTCCGGGCGTCGGCTGGACGTGCTCGCGCTCGGCGACGAGACCGCGGCCAGCCTCGGCATCGACGCGGGGCGGGTGCGGCGCGGGCTGTTCCTGCTGTCGTCGGTGGTGACGGGGGCGATGGTCGCGGTGAGCGGCGCCATCGGCTTCGTCGGCCTGATCCTGCCGCACCTCGTGCGCATGGTCGTCGGCGCGGGGCACGCCCGGGTGCTGGCGGTCGCACCGCTGGCCGGGGCCATCTTCATGGTCTGGGTCGACGTCGCGGCGCGGACGGTGGTGGCGCCGCGGGAACTGCCGCTGGGCGCGATCACCGCGCTGGCCGGCGTCCCGGTGTTCGTGGCGCTGCTGCGCCGCCGCGGCTACCTGTTCGGGGGACGGTGA
- a CDS encoding ABC transporter ATP-binding protein, translating to MDLRLDGLTVTIDGAELVRDLSLDVADGAVVGLIGPNGSGKSTTLRCVYRALRPSGGTVHVGGDDLATLSRRDGARRVAALTQQGGSDLDFTVAEVVALGRAPHQRGNEPLTARERRLCEDAMRRLDLLHLAGRGVLSLSGGERQRVLVARALVQEPRVLVLDEPTNHLDVRHQLELLGLLRGAGLTVLVVLHDLNLAAAVCDRIGVLDGGRLVAVGAPADVLSEALVRDVFGVAATVVAHPLTGAPQLLYTVTATTPEGPPT from the coding sequence GTGGACCTGCGACTCGACGGCCTCACCGTCACCATCGACGGCGCCGAACTGGTGCGCGACCTCAGCCTCGACGTCGCCGACGGCGCGGTCGTCGGGCTGATCGGCCCGAACGGCAGCGGCAAGTCGACGACGCTGCGCTGCGTGTACCGCGCGCTGCGCCCGTCCGGCGGCACCGTCCACGTCGGCGGCGACGACCTCGCCACGCTGAGCCGCCGCGACGGCGCCCGCCGCGTCGCCGCGCTGACCCAGCAGGGCGGCAGCGACCTCGACTTCACCGTCGCGGAGGTGGTCGCGCTCGGCCGGGCGCCGCACCAGCGCGGCAACGAGCCGCTCACCGCCCGTGAACGGCGGCTGTGCGAGGACGCGATGCGCCGCCTCGACCTGCTGCACCTCGCCGGACGGGGCGTGCTCTCGCTCTCCGGCGGCGAGCGGCAGCGCGTGCTCGTCGCGCGGGCGCTGGTGCAGGAGCCGCGGGTGCTGGTGCTGGACGAGCCGACGAACCACCTGGACGTCAGGCACCAACTCGAGCTGCTGGGCCTGCTCCGCGGCGCCGGCCTGACCGTGCTCGTCGTCCTGCACGACCTCAACCTCGCCGCGGCGGTCTGCGACCGCATCGGCGTGCTCGACGGCGGCCGGCTGGTCGCCGTGGGCGCACCGGCCGACGTGCTCAGCGAGGCGCTGGTCCGCGACGTGTTCGGCGTCGCCGCGACCGTCGTCGCGCACCCGCTGACCGGCGCGCCGCAACTGCTCTACACCGTCACCGCCACGACACCGGAGGGACCACCGACATGA
- a CDS encoding ABC transporter substrate-binding protein — MTIPHRRPLLALAAVALTLSACGAEVEPAAGDRTVTVDRCGEPVEYTTPQRAVVYEAGSADKLFALGLADHVHGYVMPPANPPVEESPWADDYAAVEFLSDDLLNRELVVDADADLVVAGWNSGFSDQRGITPEILDGLGIQSFMHTESCFTYPGFPEHVEPFEALFTDLHRLGAIFGVEDRADELVAEYSGRVDAVRANTPEGEPVPVFLYDSGTDQPFTAGNQVPPNEIIEFAGGRNVFADLDARWTQVSWEAVVQSAPEVIIVLDYGDQPAQEKIDFLKTSPITSSLPAVVADRFYVLDYNEGISGPRNVDGLEGFAEYLRTLPR, encoded by the coding sequence ATGACCATCCCGCACCGACGACCCCTGCTCGCGCTCGCCGCCGTCGCCCTGACGCTGTCCGCTTGCGGCGCCGAGGTGGAGCCGGCCGCCGGCGACCGGACGGTGACGGTCGACCGCTGCGGCGAGCCGGTCGAGTACACGACGCCGCAGCGCGCCGTCGTCTACGAGGCCGGCAGCGCCGACAAGCTGTTCGCGCTGGGCCTGGCCGACCACGTACACGGCTACGTGATGCCGCCGGCCAACCCGCCGGTCGAGGAGTCGCCGTGGGCGGACGACTACGCGGCGGTCGAGTTCCTCAGCGACGACCTGCTCAACCGCGAGCTGGTCGTCGACGCCGACGCCGACCTCGTGGTGGCCGGCTGGAACTCCGGCTTCAGCGACCAGCGCGGCATCACCCCGGAGATCCTCGACGGGCTCGGCATCCAGAGCTTCATGCACACCGAGTCGTGCTTCACCTACCCGGGCTTCCCGGAACACGTCGAGCCGTTCGAGGCGCTGTTCACCGACCTCCACCGGCTCGGCGCGATCTTCGGCGTCGAGGACCGGGCGGACGAGCTGGTCGCGGAGTACAGCGGCCGGGTCGACGCCGTCCGGGCGAATACGCCCGAGGGCGAGCCGGTGCCGGTCTTCCTGTACGACTCGGGCACCGACCAGCCGTTCACCGCGGGCAACCAGGTGCCGCCGAACGAGATCATCGAGTTCGCCGGCGGCCGCAACGTGTTCGCCGACCTGGACGCCCGGTGGACGCAGGTGAGCTGGGAGGCCGTCGTCCAGTCGGCCCCCGAGGTGATCATCGTCCTCGACTACGGCGACCAGCCGGCCCAGGAGAAGATCGACTTCCTGAAGACGTCGCCGATCACCAGCTCGCTGCCGGCCGTCGTCGCCGACCGCTTCTACGTGCTCGACTACAACGAGGGCATCAGCGGGCCGCGCAACGTCGACGGCCTGGAGGGCTTCGCCGAGTACCTGCGCACGCTGCCGCGCTGA
- a CDS encoding GAP family protein — MGDLVLELIPSMIGLMATPIAIAGAILLLGTARPFANALAFTAAFLLAYSVIAAVVVGFATASPEPLLSVRAKADVEIGVGALLLLLAIPLIVKRRDRRRARRAKRGLAARLHDATPPFAFGAGLTLAIVNPNVPILVAGLAVVAASGTGHVVGAVLLVVAAVSGLLIPILWRWFAPASAPRVLARVTAWITVHDRTINITILLVFGTAFLVKGLAGL; from the coding sequence ATGGGCGACCTCGTCCTCGAGCTGATCCCGTCGATGATCGGCCTGATGGCCACGCCGATCGCGATCGCCGGCGCGATCCTGCTGCTCGGCACCGCCCGGCCGTTCGCCAACGCGCTCGCGTTCACGGCCGCGTTCCTGCTCGCCTACTCGGTCATCGCCGCGGTCGTCGTCGGGTTCGCGACGGCGTCCCCGGAGCCGCTGCTGTCGGTGCGGGCGAAGGCCGACGTCGAGATCGGCGTCGGTGCGCTGCTCCTGCTGCTCGCGATCCCGCTGATCGTCAAGCGACGGGACCGGCGCCGTGCCCGCCGGGCGAAGAGGGGCCTCGCCGCCCGGCTGCACGACGCCACCCCGCCGTTCGCGTTCGGGGCGGGGCTCACGCTGGCGATCGTCAACCCGAACGTGCCGATCCTGGTCGCCGGGCTCGCGGTGGTGGCCGCGTCCGGCACCGGCCACGTCGTGGGCGCCGTCCTGCTGGTCGTCGCCGCCGTCTCCGGCCTGCTGATCCCGATCCTGTGGCGCTGGTTCGCGCCCGCCAGCGCGCCCCGGGTGCTGGCCCGCGTCACGGCGTGGATCACCGTGCACGACCGCACCATCAACATCACGATCCTGCTGGTGTTCGGGACGGCGTTCCTGGTGAAGGGCCTGGCCGGGCTCTGA
- a CDS encoding DUF7144 family membrane protein, with protein MATQADRERVTGWVGWVWFGGIMLVTLGLFQAFQGLVALFDDEFTAAVGDRLIVVDLTTWGWVHVAMGALLVVAGAGVLGGTLWGRVLGSVVAALSLLAQLTILPVYPIWALIVIALDAVVIYALIVHGGEAAAV; from the coding sequence ATGGCGACGCAGGCGGACCGGGAGCGTGTGACCGGCTGGGTGGGCTGGGTCTGGTTCGGCGGCATCATGCTCGTGACGCTGGGGTTGTTCCAGGCGTTCCAGGGGCTGGTGGCGCTGTTCGACGACGAGTTCACCGCCGCCGTGGGCGACCGGCTGATCGTCGTCGATCTCACCACGTGGGGCTGGGTGCACGTCGCGATGGGCGCCCTGCTGGTGGTGGCCGGCGCGGGGGTGCTCGGCGGCACGCTCTGGGGCCGCGTGCTCGGCTCGGTGGTCGCCGCGCTGAGCCTGCTGGCGCAGCTGACGATCCTGCCGGTCTACCCGATCTGGGCGCTGATCGTGATCGCGCTGGACGCCGTCGTCATCTACGCCCTGATCGTGCACGGCGGCGAGGCGGCCGCCGTCTGA
- a CDS encoding SulP family inorganic anion transporter, with translation MAGSRERAARAATAVRGWLRSIRPSRRHLRADVVAAVPSAVGSVPDGMASAALIGVNPVFGLYASIVGPVAGGLATSTRMMVVATTTAAALAAASALDGVDPADRPAALFLLTIIAGVLMIAAGLLRLGRYARFVSHSVMTGFLTGVAASIIFGQLSGFAGADVSGSTNVAKAFDLITHPGLIDVASLGIGLATLGILFGLMNSRWSTFGALAALVVPTLVVVVFGLDGVEQVRDAGEIPRELPLPVLPDLGMFTFELVVGAAAVAVIVLVQGAGVSEAAPNPDGTPSDTGRDFVAQGVANVAAGLFRGQPVGGSVSGTALNVAMGARTRWAAILSGALLLPIVLLFGGLVGLVPTPVLAAVLIYAAITSIRPGVVAAIWRTGATSQIALVTTFAATLVLPVAAAVGIGVALSLLLQLNQEAMDLKVVQLEPLPDGRFRERPAPRRLEPGVVVALDVYGSLLYAGARTLQARLPDPAGAHGSAVVIRLRGRTALGATFYRVVAGYARRLSDAGGRLYLSGLDPQLLEQARRAGVDLDGPVRAVAATDVLGESTRHALHDADAWLLRQAGER, from the coding sequence ATGGCCGGTTCGCGGGAGCGTGCAGCGCGGGCGGCGACGGCGGTGCGTGGCTGGCTCCGCTCGATCCGGCCGAGCCGCCGGCACCTGCGCGCCGACGTCGTCGCGGCGGTCCCGAGCGCGGTCGGCAGCGTCCCGGACGGGATGGCATCGGCGGCGCTGATCGGCGTGAACCCGGTGTTCGGCCTGTACGCGAGCATCGTCGGCCCGGTCGCCGGCGGGCTGGCCACCAGCACCCGGATGATGGTGGTCGCGACGACGACGGCGGCGGCGCTCGCGGCGGCGTCGGCCCTGGACGGCGTCGACCCGGCGGACCGGCCGGCGGCGCTGTTCCTGCTGACGATCATCGCCGGGGTGCTGATGATCGCGGCCGGGCTGCTGCGGCTGGGCCGGTACGCGCGGTTCGTGTCGCACTCGGTGATGACGGGGTTCCTGACCGGTGTCGCGGCCAGCATCATCTTCGGCCAGCTGTCCGGGTTCGCCGGCGCCGACGTCAGCGGCTCGACGAACGTCGCGAAGGCGTTCGACCTGATCACCCACCCGGGCCTGATCGACGTCGCGTCGCTCGGGATCGGGCTGGCCACGCTGGGCATCCTGTTCGGGTTGATGAACAGCCGCTGGAGCACGTTCGGCGCGCTCGCGGCGCTGGTCGTCCCGACGCTGGTGGTGGTCGTGTTCGGGCTGGACGGCGTCGAGCAGGTGCGCGACGCCGGGGAGATCCCGCGGGAGCTGCCGCTGCCGGTGCTGCCCGACCTCGGGATGTTCACGTTCGAGCTGGTCGTGGGCGCCGCGGCGGTCGCCGTCATCGTCCTCGTGCAGGGCGCCGGGGTCAGCGAGGCGGCGCCCAACCCGGACGGCACGCCGTCCGACACCGGCCGCGACTTCGTCGCCCAGGGGGTGGCCAACGTCGCCGCCGGCCTGTTCCGCGGCCAGCCGGTCGGCGGCTCCGTCAGCGGGACGGCGCTCAACGTCGCGATGGGCGCACGCACCCGGTGGGCGGCGATCCTGTCCGGCGCGCTGCTGCTGCCGATCGTGCTGCTGTTCGGCGGGCTGGTCGGGCTGGTGCCGACGCCGGTGCTGGCGGCCGTGCTCATCTACGCGGCGATCACGTCGATCCGGCCGGGCGTCGTCGCGGCGATCTGGCGCACCGGTGCGACGTCGCAGATCGCGCTGGTGACGACGTTCGCCGCGACGCTGGTGCTGCCGGTGGCGGCCGCGGTCGGGATCGGCGTCGCGCTGTCGCTGCTGCTGCAGCTGAACCAGGAGGCGATGGACCTCAAGGTCGTCCAGCTGGAGCCGCTGCCGGACGGCCGGTTCCGTGAGCGGCCCGCGCCGCGGCGGCTGGAGCCCGGTGTCGTCGTCGCGCTGGACGTGTACGGGAGCCTGCTCTACGCCGGCGCGCGGACGCTGCAGGCGCGGCTGCCCGACCCGGCCGGCGCCCACGGGAGCGCCGTCGTGATCAGGCTGCGCGGACGCACCGCGCTCGGCGCCACCTTCTACCGCGTCGTGGCCGGCTACGCGCGGCGGCTGTCCGACGCCGGCGGGCGGCTGTACCTGTCCGGCCTCGACCCGCAGCTGCTCGAGCAGGCCCGCCGGGCCGGCGTGGACCTCGACGGCCCGGTCCGCGCCGTCGCCGCCACCGACGTCCTCGGCGAGTCCACCCGGCACGCCCTGCACGACGCCGACGCCTGGCTGCTGCGTCAGGCCGGCGAGCGCTGA